In one window of Calypte anna isolate BGI_N300 chromosome 1, bCalAnn1_v1.p, whole genome shotgun sequence DNA:
- the SAMM50 gene encoding sorting and assembly machinery component 50 homolog produces the protein MGTVHARSLDPLPMGGPDFGGLGEEAELVEAEPEAKQEILENKDVVVQHVHFDGLGRTKDDIIIYEIADVFKAKNLIDVMRKSHEAREKLLRLGIFRQVDVLIDTCQGDDALPNGLDVTFEVTELRRLTGSYNTMVGNNEGSMVLGLKFPNLFGRAEKVTFQFSYGTKETSYGLSFFKPQRGKYERNFSVNVYKVTGQFPWSSLRETDRGISTEFNFPIWKTNHTLKWEGVWRELGCLARTASFSVREESGHSLKSSLSHAMVIDSRNSSILPRRGALLKINQELAGYTGGDVSFLKEDFEFQLNKQLLWDSVFSASLWGGMLVPIGDKPSSIADRFYLGGPTSVRGFSMYSIGPQSEGDYLGGEAYWAGGLHLYTPLPFRPGRGGFGDLFRTHFFLNAGNLCNLNYGDGPRAHLQRLAEYIRWSYGAGIVLRLGNIARLELNYCFPMGVQSGDRICDGVQFGAGIRFL, from the exons ATGGGCACCGTACACGCCAGG AGTTTGGACCCTCTTCCAATGGGTGGGCCAGACTTTGGTGGCTTGGGAGAGGAAGCTGAACTGGTTGAAGCTGAACCTGAGGCTAAGCAGGAaattctggaaaacaaagat GTGGTGGTTCAGCATGTACACTTTGATGGACTTGGAAGGACCAAAGATGACATTATCATATATGAAATAGCTGATGTTTTCAAGGCTAAAAATCTTATTGAT GTGATGCGAAAATCACATGAAGCTCGTGAGAAGTTGCTTCGTCTGGGAATCTTCAGACAGGTGGATGTTCTGATTGATACCTGTCAAG GAGATGATGCCCTTCCAAATGGTTTAGATGTAACCTTTGAAGTAACAGAATTGAGAAGACTAACTGGAAGCTATAACACTATGGTTGGCAACAATGAAGGCAGTATG gtaCTTGGGCTCAAGTTTCCCAATCTCTTTGGACGTGCAGAAAAAGTAACCTTCCAGTTCTCCTATGGAACAAAGGAAACTTCATATGGCCTCTCATTCTTCAAACCACAGCGtggaaaatatgaaagaaa TTTTTCAGTTAACGTGTATAAAGTAACTGGACAGTTCCCTTGGAGCTCTCTTCGTGAAACTGATAGAGGAATATCCACAGAATTTAAT TTTCCAATCTGGAAGACCAATCACACACTGAAGTGGGAGGGTGTGTGGAGAGAGCTTGGCTGCCTTGCTAGAACAGCATCCTTTTCTGTTCGGGAAGAAAGTGGACACTCTCTGAAATCTTCTCTTTCT cATGCCATGGTAATTGATTCCCGGAACTCCTCCATCTTGCCAAGACGAGGTGCTTTGCTGAAAATTAATCAG GAGTTGGCTGGCTATACAGGAGGAGATGTGAGCTTTCTAAAAGAAGATTTTGAATTTCAGTTGAATAAGCAACTCCTCTGGGATTcg GTTTTTTCAGCATCACTCTGGGGTGGAATGCTAGTACCTATTGGAGACAAGCCATCCAGTATAGCTGATAG GTTTTACCTTGGTGGACCAACAAGCGTGCGTGGATTCAGTATGTACAGCATTGGACCCCAGAGTGAAG GTGATTACTTGGGAGGAGAAGCCTATTGGGCTGGAGGCTTGCATCTGTACACCCCTCTCCCTTTCCGGCCAGGCCGGGGAGGGTTTGGAGACCTTTTCCGAACACATTTCTTCCTTAATGCTGGAAACCTCTGCAATCTTAACTATG GTGATGGTCCCAGAGCTCACCTGCAGAGGCTGGCAGAGTACATCCGATGGTCCTATGGTGCTGGAATAGTGCTCCGACTTGGAAATATTGCTAGATTGGAACTTAACTACTGTTTCCCCATGGGAGTACAGTCTGGTGAcag gatATGTGATGGTGTTCAGTTTGGAGCAGGAATCAGATTTCTATAA